From the genome of Sporomusa sphaeroides DSM 2875:
CTATCCTTATGAAATTGCCAGCTATGCCTTATTGGAAAATCCGGATACCGCTTCCCTGCTTACCCATGTCTATGAAGCAACCCTGGCTAAACTAGAAAATAGTGACACACTCCATGGTACCGAGCTTGTAAAAACCTTGGAAAAATACCTGGAATATGATAAAAACTTAACCGATTCGGCCAAGGAATTATATATTCACCGCAATACGCTTACCAACCGGCTGGAAAGAATCCATGACATAACCGATTTGGATTTCAGCAACAGAGAGTTTCTCTTTGGCCTGCGGCTGGCACTCCGCCAGCGCAAACTCCGCCGGCAAAAACTCCGCTAATGGGCGTAATGGTAAGCGTCCGGCAAAAAAATGGACAAAATAAGCGAGAGGCCGGGGAATAGGTATGAGCCCCCTAATCTCTCGCTGGATGACTTGCTGTATGCTATTGTCAGCTGCTGTGCTGCTAAGCCAAAGTACGTTAAGGCAGTGGGACACCCCGGTTATGGGGTGTCCTATTTTATTTGGGCAGAATCAGGAGCAGATTACCGTGCCATTATCTTCCGTGACCGCTTGGTAAGCATTTTCCAGGGAGGTTATAATGGCTTCCCGGCCGGGTTTGGATTCAACGAACTTGATAGCCGCCTCGACTTTGGGCAGCATCGACCCTGGAGCAAAGTGCCCCTCTTTAATGTATTGCCTGGCTTCGGCAACAGTGATGCGCTCCAGCCATTTTTGCTCCGGTTTGCCAAAGTTGATGGCAACACGGGGAACCGCTGTCAGGATAATGAGGGTATCGGCATTGATTACTTCAGCCAGCTTGGCGGCTGCTTTATCTTTATCAATAACTGCGTCGACACTGGTTAATCTGCCGTTTTCGCGATATACGGGAATTCCGCCGCCGCCGCAGGCAACAACAACGTCGCCGTTTTCCATGAGGCAGCGGATCGTCCCTTTTTCCTTGATATCCACCGGCTCAGGCGACGGAACAACCCGCCGGAAGCCCCGGCCGGAATCCTCGACAAAGGTGTAGCCTCTCGCCTCGGCAATCTTCTCAGCCGTTGCTTCTGAGTAAAACAGACCAACCGGTTTGGTCGGGTTCTGAAAAGCCGGATCATGCCGGTCAACAATAACCTGGGTAATGGCTGTGGAAACATGGGTGGTAATGCCTTGTTCAACAAAGGTGTTCTGCAGGGCATTTTGCAAATGAAACCCGATATACCCCTGGCTCATGCCGCAGCACTCGGCAAAAGGCATAACCGATACCTCTGAATTTTGCTGGTATGCCAGTTCAAAGGCCAGATTAATCATTCCGACCTGCGGTCCGTTGCCATGCACAATAACGATTTTATAGCCATCTTTAACAAGACTGGCAATATGCCCGGCGGCAGCCAGGACGGCTTCCTTCTGCTCGTCAGGAGTATTACCCAATGCATTGCCGCCTAAAGCGATAA
Proteins encoded in this window:
- the arcC gene encoding carbamate kinase, which gives rise to MKKQLVIALGGNALGNTPDEQKEAVLAAAGHIASLVKDGYKIVIVHGNGPQVGMINLAFELAYQQNSEVSVMPFAECCGMSQGYIGFHLQNALQNTFVEQGITTHVSTAITQVIVDRHDPAFQNPTKPVGLFYSEATAEKIAEARGYTFVEDSGRGFRRVVPSPEPVDIKEKGTIRCLMENGDVVVACGGGGIPVYRENGRLTSVDAVIDKDKAAAKLAEVINADTLIILTAVPRVAINFGKPEQKWLERITVAEARQYIKEGHFAPGSMLPKVEAAIKFVESKPGREAIITSLENAYQAVTEDNGTVICS